Within Pseudomonas sp. LBUM920, the genomic segment ACTCAAGAGCCGCCTGCGGCCGTTGCGGACAAGAACCCCCTGCACCGCGAAGTGATCGTGGCCAAAGGCGACACTCTCTCAACGATGTTCGAGAAAGTGGGCCTGCCCGCCTCTACTGTTAATGAGGTGTTGGCGAGCGATAAACAAGCCAAACAATTCACTCAGCTCAAGCACGGGCAGAAGCTTCAGTTCGAGCTGGCACCCAACGGTCAGCTGAACAACCTGCACAGCAATGTCAGCGACCTCGAAAGCATCTCGCTGACCAAAGGCGCCAAAGGCTTTGCCTTCAACCGCATCACCACCAAACCGGTGATGCGCTCCGCCTACATACATGGCGTGATCAACAGCTCGCTGTCGCAATCGGCCGCCCGCGCTGGCTTGTCCCACAGCATGACCATGGACATGGCCAGTGTGTTTGGCTACGACATCGACTTCGCTCAGGACATTCGCCAAGGCGACGAATTCGACGTGATCTACGAGCAGAAAGTCGCCAACGGCAAAGTGGTCGGCACCGGCGCCATCCTTTCGGCGCGTTTCACCAACCGTGGCAAGACCTACACCGCCGTTCGCTATACCAACAAACAAGGCAATACCAGCTACTACACGGCTGATGGCAACAGCATGCGCAAGGCGTTCATCCGCACGCCGGTAGATTTCGCCCGCATCAGCTCACGTTTCTCCATGGGCCGCAAACACCCGATCCTGAACAAGATCCGCGCTCACAAAGGCGTCGACTATGCCGCCCCGCGTGGCACGCCGATCAAAGCAGCCGGCGATGGCAAGGTGTTGCTGGCCGGGCGTCGCGGTGGCTACGGCAATACCGTGATCATCCAGCACGGCAACACCTACCGCACGCTGTATGGCCACATGCAAGGGTTCGCCAAAGGCGTGTCCACAGGCAGTAACGTCAAGCAAGGCCAGGTGATCGGCTACATCGGCACCACTGGCCTGTCCACTGGCCCGCACTTGCACTATGAATTCCAGGTGAATGGCGTTCACGTCGACCCATTGGGCCAGAAGCTGCCGATGGCCGACCCGATCGCCAAAGCCGAGCGCGCACGCTTCCTGCAGCAAAGCCAGCCGCTGATGGCCCGCATGGACCAGGAGCGCTCTACCCTGCTGGCCTCGGCGAAGCGCTAAGGTATGCCGCGCTATATAGGTGTGATGTCCGGGACCAGCCTTGATGGCCTGGATATCGCCCTGATCGAACAAGACCCGGCGATCAAGTTGATCGCCACGCACTACATCCCGATGCCCGAGACCCTGCGCGCCGAGTTGCTAAGCCTGTGCGCCAGCGGCCCGGATGAGATCGCACGTTCAGCGATGGCCCAGCAACACTGGGTAACGCTCGCCGCCCAGGGCATCCACGCCTTGCTGCAACAGCACAACCTCAAGCCGGAAGACATTCGCGCCATTGGCAGCCACGGGCAGACGATCCGCCATGAGCCGGCCCGTGGCTTTACCGTTCAGATCGGTAACCCTGCGCTGCTCACCGAGCTGACAGGCATCACCGTGGTCAGCGACTTCCGCAGCCGCGACGTCGCTGCCGGCGGCCAGGGCGCGCCGCTCGTGCCGGCGTTTCATGAGGCGTTGTTCGGTGAGCGTGCCGGCAACCGTGCCGTATTAAACGTAGGCGGGTTCAGCAACCTCAGCCTGATCGAGACCGGCAAGCCGGTCGCCGGATTCGACTGCGGCCCCGGAAACGTCTTGCTGGATGCCTGGATTCACCAACAGCGCGGCGAGCACTTTGACCGCGACGGGCAGTGGGCCGCCAGTGGCAAGGTTGAGCCTCAGTTGCTCAGCCGCCTACTCAGCGACCCCTTCTTCCTCACCAAAGGCCCGAAAAGTACCGGACGTGAAGTCTTCAACCTGAGCTGGCTGCAGCAACACCTCGGCACATTACCCGCGTTTAAGCCTCAGGACGTACAGGCAACCCTGCTTGAACTGACGGCGCTGACCATCGTTGAATCCCTGCAAACCGCACAGTCCGCGACTGAAACACTACTGGTCTGTGGTGGCGGCGCGCATAACGCCACGCTGATGAACCGTCTGGCGGCGCTGCTGCCGTCCACCCAGGTCAGCAGCACCACCACTTATGGCGTCGATCCCGACTGGGTCGAAGCCATGGCCTTTGCCTGGCTGGCCCATTGCTGCCTTGAAGGCATTGCCGCCAACCGCCCCAGCGTCACCGGCGCACGTGGGCTGCGGGTACTGGGCGCGATTTACCCGGCCTGACTCCCAGACAGCAAAACGCCGCTTGGCCTTTCAAAGCCAAGCGGCGTTTTTTTATCTGCTATGGATCAGATCGAGAACGAAGACCCGCACCCACACGTCGTGGTGGCATTCGGGTTCTTGATCACGAAACGCGAACCTTCCAGACCTTCCTGGTAATCCACCTCGGCACCTGCCAGGTACTGGAAGCTCATCGGGTCCACGACCAGGCTGACGCCTTCGCGCTCGACGATAGTGTCATCATCGGCCACATCTTCATCGAAGGTAAAACCGTACTGAAACCCTGAACAACCGCCGCCCGTAACAAATACGCGCAGCTTCAAGCGATCATTACCCTCTTCATCGACCAGGCTCTTCACCTTGTGCGCAGCACCGTGGGTGAATTGCAAAGCCGTGGGGGTGAAGGACTCAACGCTCATGCTGATAATCTCCCGGCGTACCGCCGCCATATGCGTAATGGCGGGCATTATCCGCTTCTCCTAGAAAAGCGGTCAACTATTGTTACGGTATATCAATCTGCGTTGCCGCCATTAAAAACACAAAAGGCCCGATCAACAGGCCTTTTGCACAGCAGCAGGCAAGCCTTACGGCAGCATGCCCGCATGGGACAGGCCCAGCTTTTCATCCAGGCCAAACAGGATGTTCAGGTTCTGCACCGCCTGGCCCGAGGCGCCCTTGACCAGGTTGTCGATGACCGACAACACCACCACCAGGTCGCCATCCTGCGGACGGTGCACGGCAATACGGCAGACGTTGGCACCACGCACGCTGCGGGTTTCCGGATGGCTGCCAGCTGGCATTACATCGACGAACGGTTCGTTGGCATAACGCTTTTCAAACAGCGCCTGCAGATCTACCGAACGATCGACCACAGTTGCGTACAGCGTGGAGTGAATGCCACGAATCATCGGCGTCAGGTGCGGCACGAACGTCAGACCGACCTCCTTGCCAGCGGCACGCCGCAGCCCTTGACGAATTTCCGGCAAGTGGCGGTGCCCTTTTACCGCATAGGCTTTCATGCTTTCGGACGTTTCGGAGTACAGCGAACCCACAGCTGCCCCACGACCGGCGCCGCTCACACCCGACTTGCAGTCTGCGATCAGGCGCGAAGTGTCCGCCAGCCCGGCTTCGAGCAATGGCAGGAAACCCAACTGCGTGGCAGTCGGGTAGCAACCCGGCACCGCGATCAGGCGTGCTTGCCTGATCTGCTCGCGATTGACTTCAGGCAGGCCGTATACCGCCTCTTCCAGCAATTGAGGCGCGCCGTGCGGCTGGCCGTACCATTTGGCCCATTCGTCAGCATCCTGCAGACGGAAATCGGCCGACAGATCAATGACCTTGGTCCCCGCCGCCAGCAGTTCACCGGCCAGTGCATGCGCCACCCCGTGAGGCGTCGCGAAAAACACCACGTCACAGGCGCCAAGGGTCTTGATGTCCGGCACGCTGAACGCCAGCCCGTCGTAGTGGCCTCGCAGGTTGGGGTACATATCGGCCACGGCCAGTCCGGCCTCGGATCGGGAAGTGATAACCACCACCTCAGCTTGCGGATGCTGAGCCAACAGACGCAGCAATTCGACACCGGTGTAACCCGTGCCGCCGACGATACCGACCTTGACCATAAACCTGCCCTCAACGAACCCACTGGAAAGCCGTCGATAATAGGGGCCACATCGCCCTGCGACAACCGTCAACGTGACGTACGGGCGCATGAGCCACTACTATCTTCAGTTACCGTGAACCTGGGAATAACTAGAAATGCTCTATCTATGGATCAAAGCCTTCCACATCGTCGCTATCGTCTGCTGGTTTGCCGGGCTGTTCTACCTGCCCCGCCTGTTCGTCTATCACGCCCAAAGTGAAGACACCGTCAGCAAAGAACGCTTCAGCGTCATGGAGCGCAAGCTCTACCGCGGCATCATGGGCCCGGCGATGATCGCCACGCTGATATTCGGCGGCTGGCTGATCTACCTCAACCCTGCCATCTTTCAATCCGGTGCCTGGATCCACGCCAAACTGACCCTGGTCGTGCTGCTCATCGGTTACCACCATATGTGCGGCGCACAGGTAAAACGCTTTGCCCGTGGCGAAAACACCCGCAGCCATGTCTTTTATCGCTGGTTCAATGAAGTACCGGTTCTGATATTGCTGGCTATCGTAATTTTGGTCGTGGTCAAACCGTTCTAACTTCAATCACTCGGGGTACCTCCAATGTCGCTGCCCGCTTTGCTTGAACAACGTCTGCGCCTGCCCGTGGTGGCTGCGCCGATGTTCCTGATTTCCAACCCGCAACTGGTACTGGCCTGCTGTCGCAATGGCGTGGTCGGGAGTTTCCCGGCACTGAACCAACGTGAAAGCAGCGGCTTCGAGGCCTGGCTGGAAGAAATCGAAGCGGGCCTGGCGCAGCTGGATAACCCCGCGCCGTATGCCGTCAACCTGATCGTGCACAACAGCAACCCCCGCCTGGAGGCCGATCTGGCGATCTGTGTGGCGCACAAAGTGCCGATCGTCATCACCAGCCTGGGTGCGGTGAAAGAACTGGTCGATGCCGTGCACAGCTACGGCGGTCTGGTGTTACACGACGTCACCACCCGGCGCCACGCCGAGAAAGCCGCAGAGGCTGGTGTTGACGGCCTGATCGCCGTGGCTGCAGGCGCCGGGGGCCATGCCGGCACCTGGAGTCCGTTCGCGCTGATCGCCGAGATTCGGCAGTTCTTCGACAAAACCCTGCTGTTGGCAGGCTGCCTCAACCATGGCCACGAGATCCTTGCCGCCCAACTGTTGGGCGCAGACCTCGCCTACTTCGGCACACGCTTTATCGGCACCACTGAAAGCCATGCCCCGGATGCGTATAAAGAGATGCTCCTCACATCGCGTGCCGCCGACATCGTGCACACTCCCGCAGTGTCCGGCGTGCCCGCCAGCTTTATGCGCCAGAGTCTGGAAAACGCCGGTTTCGACCTCGCAGCCTTACAGGGCAAAGGCGAAGTCAACTTTGGCTCCAAGCTCAAGCCGTTGAGCGACGAGGCCAAGGCATGGAAAACGGTGTGGTCTGCGGGCCAGGGCGTCGGTGAGATTGATGATCTGCCCGGCGTCGATGAACTGATTGCCCGCCTGGATGCCGAATACCGCAAGGCCCGCGAACAGGCGACACAACTGCGCTGGCCACGCTGATACACTCGCCAGGCCTGCCGATTGAAGCGGGCCGGCAACTCCCCTCCTTTACCAGTGACAAGGATGCCCGCATGAGCGACAACCGTTTCAAGATCGTGTTTGACGGAGCCTTGCTCCCGGGTGTCGAAAGCACCACGGCCAAACTCAACCTCGCCGAGTTGTTCAAGAGCGATGTCGAGTCGATCGAAAAGCTCTTCACCGGACGCCCCGTTGCACTCAAGCGTGACCTGTCGCGCGCGGATGCCGAGACCTACCTGACTGCGCTGAAAAACGCCGGTGTTGATGCCCGCATCGAAGATGAGCAGCCCGTGGCGTTCAGCTTGGCCGAAACCCATGAAACGCAGACCAGCGCTGCTGATTTTTCGCGCGCCGCCGCCTCGCCTTACGCGCCACCCCGTGCAGCCGTGGGGGATAGCACCGAGGAATTCGCAACGCTCAAGGTTTTCACCATTCACGGGCGTATCGGTCGCCTGCGCTACCTGGCCTGGACGTTGGTATTGACCGTCGCCATGCTGGTCGCCGCGGGCATTATCAGCACCGCCAGTTTCGCCGTCGCCACCGCCTCGCCAATAGCCGGCGCTATTCTCGGCTCGCTGCTGGGTTTCGCGCTGTTTGTTGCACTGGTCTGGGTCAGCGTGCAAATCGGCGTGCAACGCCTGCACGATCTGGGCTGGTCTGGCTGGCTGTACTTCCTGAACCTGGTGCCCTTGGTGAACAGCGTTTTCCCGTTGTTGCTGCTGGTGCTGCCCGGTAATCCAGGTGCCAACCAATACGGCCCTCCGCCACCACGCAACTCTACTGCGGTGAAGGTGCTGGCTGCCATGTGGCTGGCGTTCATTCCGGTGATGCTCGCCATCCTTGTCACGCTGGGCATGAACGGTTACCTGAATCAATTCGAAGCCAATATGAGCAATAGCTACGAAAGCAGCTCCATCAATGCCGATGACGACACCGATCAAAGCGTCATCGTCGATGAAGAAGACGGCGCGCAAAGTGCTGACGACGCAGCCGAACCTGTAGACTCTCCAGAACAGTGAGAAACGCCCGGCGCCTGTGATGCCTCTGTCACAGGCCCGGCGGCGTTGCGATGGAGAAAGGCATGACCCGTTACGCTCTGATCACCGGTGCCTCCAGCGGCATCGGCCTGGCCTTGGCCGAAGCATTGGCCCGTCGCGGCCGCAGCTTGATTCTGGTGGCCCGCCAGCGTGATCAGTTGGAAAGCATTGCAATCGAATTGACTCAACGCTTTGGCGTCGAGGTGTTGTTTCGCGCCTGCGATCTGGGCGAGCCGCTGCGCCTGTCCGGGTTCCTGCTGGAGCTTGAAGAGGGCGAGCGGCAGATCGACCTGCTGGTCAACTGCGCCGGCATCGGCACCAGCGGACCGTTCCTGGCCCAGGACTGGATGACCGAACAAGACCTGATCGAAGTCAACATCCTGGCCCTGACCCGTATGTGCCATGCCCTGGGCAATGCCATGGCGCTGCATGGCGGCGGGCAGATTCTTAACGTTGCTTCGGTCGCCGCGTTTCAGCCGGGCCCATGGATGAGCAGCTATTACGCCAGCAAGGCGTATGTACTGCACTTCTCCGAAGGGCTGCGCGAAGAGTTGAAGAGCTGTGGCATCAAGGTCTCGGTGCTGTGCCCCGGCCCCACACGCACAGCCTTTTTTGGTACCGCGCAAATGGACACCGCCAAACTCGACCGCAGCCAACAACTGATGAGCCCGGAAGAAGTCGCGCTTTATACCGTGCGAGCCTTGGAAAGAAACAAAGCCATCATCATTCCCGGGCGGCGCAACCGTTGGCTGGCGTTCAGCCCGCGCCTGAGCCCCCGCTGGCTGACCCGCAAGATTGCCGGCGCGATCAACAAGGCCTATTGCCCACGTTGACGGCCTGGGTACACTCCCCTGCACTTTCACAATGGAGAAACAGCTGTGGATACTCTGTTCACCAAGATCATCAACAGGGAAATACCGGCGAAGATCATCTATGAAGATGACCAGGTCCTCGCTTTCCACGATATTGCCCCGATGGCGCCCGTGCATTTTCTGGTCATTCCAAAAAAGCCGATCCGCACCCTCAATGACCTCACCGAAGACGATAAAGCCCTAGCCGGCCATATTCTGTTTACCGCTCAGCGTCTGGCTGTGGAACAGGGCTGCGAGAAAGGCTTTCGCGTGGTGATGAACTGCAATGAAGAAGGCGGGCAGACCGTTTATCACATTCATATGCACGTGCTGGGGCAGCGCCAGATGAACTGGCCACCGGGCTGATCAGCCTTCCTGCAGAGGTCGCGGCCCAGTGCTGCGACTTCATGCCCTTGACTCAACGCAAACGCTTCGCCCTCTCTTGCGGTAAACTGGCCGCCGAGATTCTTCCCGGAGGTCAGCATGACTACCCAACGTCACTACTCGCCGATTGACCGTCTGTTGCTGCAAGCCGATATGGCCATGCGCACGCTGTTGCCGTTCAGCGGCCAACCGTACCGCCCATCGCCCGCAATCGTGCAGCCGGATTCGCAGATGAGCGAGACCGACACCCGCCACGTCGTCGGCCTGATGCGCATCAACCATACCGGCGAAGTCTGTGCCCAGGCGTTGTACCAGGGCCAGGCGCTGACCGCCAAGCTGCCGCAGGTGCGGGCGGCGATGGAACATGCCGCCGAGGAAGAAATCGACCACCTGGCCTGGTGTGAGCAGCGCATTCGTCAGTTGGGCAGCCATACGAGCGTGCTGAACCCACTGTTTTATGGTTTGTCGTTTGGTATCGGCGCTGCTGCCGGCCTGATCAGTGACAAGGTCAGCCTTGGCTTTGTCGCAGCGACGGAACATCAGGTGTGCAAACATTTGGATGAACACCTGGAACAGCTGCCGGCCGAAGACGAAAAGTCCCGGGCCATTCTCGAGCAGATGCGCATCGATGAAGAACACCACGCAGAAAGCGCACTGGATGCGGGCGGCTTTCGCTTCCCGGCACCGGTGCGTTTTGGCATGAGCCTGTTGGCCAAAGTCATGACCAAGAGCACCTATCGCATCTAAGTGCATTGAATCTGACCCACAAAAAAGGGCGCCACACAGGCGCCCTTTTCTTTTGCCGCTTGGCGATCAACCCAACTCGATGATTTCATAATCATGAGTGATTGCCACACCGGCCGCGCCCAGCATGATCGACGCCGAGCAATACTTCTCGGCCGACAGCTCGATGGCACGCTTGACCTGGGCTTCTTTCAGCGCCCGGCCCTTCACCACGAAATGCATGTGGATCTTGGTGAACACCTTCGGGTCTTCAGTGGCGCGCTCGGCTTCCAGGAAGGCTTCGCAGCTTTCCACGGCCTGGCGGGATTTCTTCAGGATGCTGACCACGTCGAAATTGCTGCAACCGCCGACACCCAGCAGGAGCATTTCCATCGGACGTACGCCCAGGTTACGGCCACCGGCTTCCGGCGGGCCATCCATGACCACCACATGGCCACTGCCCGACTCACCGAGGAACATGGCTTCGCCCGCCCATTGGATGCGTGCCTTCATCGCCCAGACTCCACTGCTAAAAAAGGGTCGCCAGCTTAGCACAGGGCCTTGGAACCGCAGCGTCCTGCCTTCAAAGCGATCAATGACAGCGTTTGCTCGGTAAATTCCTTAATCGAGGCAGAATGTGTCTGGTAAGCTGGCGCCAATTCAATGGCGCATTGCCATCCTTTGTACAGCGTGTATCAATGCCGACATCGCTGGATTAAAAAATAAATCCAACCACACCGTGCAGTCTTTCCGGGATACAACCATGGTTGCTCTTACTCCCACACCCAAGATCAAGAATCTCGACAAGCTGCTGATGCATTGCCAGCGCCGGCGTTATCCGGCCAAGCACAACATCATCTGCGCGGGCGAACGTTCCGAAACGCTGTTCTTCATCATCAAAGGCTCGGTCACTATCCTGATCGAGGATGAAGACGGTCGCGAGATGATCATCGCCTACCTCAATACCGGCGATTTCTTCGGGGAACTGGGGCTGTTCGAGCAAGCCGGCAAAGAGCAGGAACGCAGCGCCTGGGTGCGCGCCAAGATTGAATGCGACGTTGCCGAAATCAGTTACGCGAAATTCCGCGAATTGGCCCAGCATGATCCCGACATCCTTTACGCCCTGAGCGGCCAGATTGCCCAGCGCCTGCGCGACACCACGCGCAAAGTCGGTGACCTGGCGTTCTTTGACGTCACCGGCCGCGTGGCCCGTTGCCTGCTGGAGCTGTGCAAGCAACCGGATGCCATGACCCATCCGGACGGCATGCAGATCAAAGTCACGCGTCAGGAAATCGGGCGCATTGTCGGCTGCTCACGGGAAATGGTCGGTCGCGTACTCAAGGACCTGGAAGAGCGCAACCTGGTGCACGTCAAAGGCAAGACCATGGTGGTGTTCGGTACGCGTTAACCCGCCAGGAAGCCGGCCAGCATTTGACGGTACAAGGTATCCAGCCGGCTGATCGCATCCGGCGCGGGAAAGGCTTCATGCAGTGCGATATGGCTGTCGGCACGTACACGCTGGTCGAGGCCGCAGGCTTCATTGAAACGGTTGACGGCTGCAATCAACTCCTCGCGATCGTCATCCAGCAACAGGGCACCGTGCACCAACCCCACCGGGCGGCCGCCGCTCTGTCGCCAGCGCTGGGCGGTACCCACCATCTTGCGACCGTTGAGGTTGACGTTGTAACGACCGTCGCAAAACGCACCGTCGATTTCACCGACGGACGCGTCACCGCCCAACTCAATCAATAAATCGCAGATCGGCTGGCACAAACGCTGGTAACCGGTTTCGATGCGCCCTTGATCACCTTCGCTGCGCGGCGGCGCGTAAACCAGGGCGATATTGACGGTAGCGCCAGACTGCGGCACCGGCTCGCCGCCGGTTTCACGCAGCAGCACCGGCCAACCGGCATCGGCTGATACGCGGCTCGCGGCTTCAAACGCGGGCAAGCGGCTCAAGCGACGCGGCATTACCAATGCTTGGTCGCTGGGCTGCCAGAACAGCAGCCCGAACGCTCGCTCGCCAGCGCAAACGGCCGCCAACAGGTCTTGTTCGGCAGCGAGGCCTGCTTCTACGGTCATCGATAGGGGTTGAATCATCAAACACCTACTTCTCTGAATAGACACAAAACTAATGTGGGAGCTGGCCCGCTCCCACATTGTTGACCGCAATCCAAATCAGTCTAATGTGGAGCCGCTGACCGCCACGCCACGCTCAGGGAAGAACAAACGCTGCAGTTCCGCCCCCGGGTTCTCGGCGCGCATAAAGGTTTCGCCCACCAGGAACGAGTACACACCGCTGATTTCCATCAGTTCCACATCGGCGCGGTTAACGATGCCACTCTCGGTGATCACCAGACGGTCGCGCGGAATTCGCGGCAACAGGTCCAGCGTGTTTTCCAGGCTGACTTCAAAAGTGTGCAGGTTGCGGTTATTGACCCCCACCAACGGTGTATCGAGGGTTTTCAGTGCACGCTCCAGCTCATCGCCATCGTGGACTTCCACCAGCACATCAAGGCCAACACTTTTGGCCACGGCTGCCAACTCGGCCATCTTCACGTCATCCAGTGCAGAGACGATCAGCAGCACGCAGTCGGCGCCCAAGGCACGGGCTTCGACGATTTGGTATGGGTCAACCATGAAGTCTTTGCGGATCACCGGCAACTTGCACGCCGCGCGGGCCTGTTGCAGGAACAGGTCGCAGCCCTGGAAGTAGTCGATGTCGGTCAGGACCGACAGGCAGGTCGCGCCGCCCTTCTCGTAGCTCTTGGCAATCTCTTCAGGAATAAAGAGCTCGCGAATCACGCCCTTGCTGGGTGAGGCTTTTTTGATCTCGGCAATGACCGCGGGCTGCTTGTCCTTGGCCTGCTTTATCAGGGCATTGGCAAAACCACGCGGCGCGTCGGCGATCTTCGCTTGAGCTTCCAACTCGGCCAGGCTGACGCGGGCGCGACGCTCGGCGACTTCTTCAGCCTTGCGGGCCAGGATTTTTTCCAGAACGGTCGGAACACTCATCCTTCATTCTCCATCTTGAACACCGCAGTAAAGGCACCCAGTTCTTCGAGCTTCTCGCGAGCGAGCCCGGTGTGCAATGCATCATGTGCGAGGGCCACGCCCTCTTTGAGACTGTAGGCGTGATCGGCGGCATACAGTGCCGCGCCGGCATTGAGCACGATCATTTCGGCAGCTTTCTGGCCGTTTTCCGTTTTGCGACGCCCCAGGGCATCCCGAATCAATTCAAGCGAGGCGGCCGGGCTTTCCACCGACAGGCCATGCAGGCTCTGGCTTTTCATGCCCAGGTCTTCGGGCTCGACCCAGTACTCGGTGACTTGGTCGTTCTTCAGTTCCGCCACAAAGGTCGGGGCTGCCAGGCTGAACTCGTCCAAACCGTCTTTGGAATGCACCACCAGCACGTGCTTGCTGCCCAGGCGTTGCAACACCTCGGCCAAGGGGCGGCACAGCGCCTGACTGAACACACCCACCACCTGATGTTTCACACCGGCCGGATTCGTAAGCGGGCCGAGCATGTTGAACAGGGTGCGCAGGCCAAGGTCCTTGCGCGGGCCGGCGGCGTGTTTCATCGCACCGTGGTGGGATTGAGCAAACATGAAGCCAATGCCGACGCTGTCGATGCAGCGCGCCACTTGTACCGGCGTCAGGTTCAGGTAGATCCCGGCCGCTTCCAGCAAGTCGGCACTGCCGCTCTTGCCAGACACCGCGCGGTTACCGTGCTTGGCCACGGTGCAACCGGCCGCCGCGACCACAAAGGAGGAAGCCGTCGACACGTTGAAGATATTCGCACCGTCACCGCCAGTGCCGACCACATCGACCACGCCGTCGAGGGTCTTGAGTTCGACCTTGTCGGCCAGCTCACGCATCACCGACACAGCGCCGACGATTTCGTCGATGCTTTCGCTCTTCATGCGCATCGCCATCATGAACGCGCCGATCTGCGCGTCGGTGCATTGGCCGGTCATGATCTCGCGCATCACATCGCTCATTTCAGCGGTGCTCAGGTCCAGATGGCCGACGATACGGCTCAGGGCAGTCTTGATATCCATGGAAAGTCCTTAGCGCGTGCCGCCGCTCTGCTTGAGAAAGTTAGCGAACAGCTCGTAGCCCTGCTCGGTCAGGATCGACTCGGGGTGAAATTGCACCCCTTCGATATTCAGTGTCTTGTGGCGCAGGCCCATGATCTCATCGACCGAACCGTCTTCCAGCTGGGTCCAGGCGGTCAGCTCCAGGCACTCGGGCAGGGTCTCACGCTTGACCACCAGCGAGTGGTAGCGGGTGACCGTTACCGGCAGGTTCAGGCCGTGGAATACGCCCAGGTCTTTATGGAACACCAGGCTGGTTTTGCCATGCATCACCTGGCGCGCGCGAACCACATCACCGCCAAAGGCCTGGCCAATGGACTGGTGGCCCAGGCACACGCCCAGGATCGGCAACTTGCCAGCGAAATATTTGATTGCTTCCAGGGACACACCGGCTTCGGTCGGCGTGCAAGGGCCTGGCGAAACCACGATGCGCTCCGGGTTCAGGGCGGCGATTTCGGCGACCGTCAGTTCATCGTTGCGCACGACCTTGACCTCGGCACCGAGCTCGCCCAGGTACTGCACAACGTTGTAGGTAAAGGAGTCGTAGTTATCAATCATCAGCAACATGTGGGTTCAAACCTCTTGAATTCACTGATTTCGAATGACCGCCTT encodes:
- a CDS encoding peptidoglycan DD-metalloendopeptidase family protein codes for the protein MTTEPSKAPPLYPKTHLLAASGIAALLSLALLVFPSSDVEAKRTSLSLDLESPVEQLTQDQDAAEAQQATNAPTESPFAQIESTPEDTQQATQEPPAAVADKNPLHREVIVAKGDTLSTMFEKVGLPASTVNEVLASDKQAKQFTQLKHGQKLQFELAPNGQLNNLHSNVSDLESISLTKGAKGFAFNRITTKPVMRSAYIHGVINSSLSQSAARAGLSHSMTMDMASVFGYDIDFAQDIRQGDEFDVIYEQKVANGKVVGTGAILSARFTNRGKTYTAVRYTNKQGNTSYYTADGNSMRKAFIRTPVDFARISSRFSMGRKHPILNKIRAHKGVDYAAPRGTPIKAAGDGKVLLAGRRGGYGNTVIIQHGNTYRTLYGHMQGFAKGVSTGSNVKQGQVIGYIGTTGLSTGPHLHYEFQVNGVHVDPLGQKLPMADPIAKAERARFLQQSQPLMARMDQERSTLLASAKR
- a CDS encoding anhydro-N-acetylmuramic acid kinase, which produces MPRYIGVMSGTSLDGLDIALIEQDPAIKLIATHYIPMPETLRAELLSLCASGPDEIARSAMAQQHWVTLAAQGIHALLQQHNLKPEDIRAIGSHGQTIRHEPARGFTVQIGNPALLTELTGITVVSDFRSRDVAAGGQGAPLVPAFHEALFGERAGNRAVLNVGGFSNLSLIETGKPVAGFDCGPGNVLLDAWIHQQRGEHFDRDGQWAASGKVEPQLLSRLLSDPFFLTKGPKSTGREVFNLSWLQQHLGTLPAFKPQDVQATLLELTALTIVESLQTAQSATETLLVCGGGAHNATLMNRLAALLPSTQVSSTTTYGVDPDWVEAMAFAWLAHCCLEGIAANRPSVTGARGLRVLGAIYPA
- the erpA gene encoding iron-sulfur cluster insertion protein ErpA; this translates as MSVESFTPTALQFTHGAAHKVKSLVDEEGNDRLKLRVFVTGGGCSGFQYGFTFDEDVADDDTIVEREGVSLVVDPMSFQYLAGAEVDYQEGLEGSRFVIKNPNATTTCGCGSSFSI
- the argC gene encoding N-acetyl-gamma-glutamyl-phosphate reductase codes for the protein MVKVGIVGGTGYTGVELLRLLAQHPQAEVVVITSRSEAGLAVADMYPNLRGHYDGLAFSVPDIKTLGACDVVFFATPHGVAHALAGELLAAGTKVIDLSADFRLQDADEWAKWYGQPHGAPQLLEEAVYGLPEVNREQIRQARLIAVPGCYPTATQLGFLPLLEAGLADTSRLIADCKSGVSGAGRGAAVGSLYSETSESMKAYAVKGHRHLPEIRQGLRRAAGKEVGLTFVPHLTPMIRGIHSTLYATVVDRSVDLQALFEKRYANEPFVDVMPAGSHPETRSVRGANVCRIAVHRPQDGDLVVVLSVIDNLVKGASGQAVQNLNILFGLDEKLGLSHAGMLP
- the hemJ gene encoding protoporphyrinogen oxidase HemJ, whose translation is MLYLWIKAFHIVAIVCWFAGLFYLPRLFVYHAQSEDTVSKERFSVMERKLYRGIMGPAMIATLIFGGWLIYLNPAIFQSGAWIHAKLTLVVLLIGYHHMCGAQVKRFARGENTRSHVFYRWFNEVPVLILLAIVILVVVKPF
- a CDS encoding nitronate monooxygenase family protein, which gives rise to MSLPALLEQRLRLPVVAAPMFLISNPQLVLACCRNGVVGSFPALNQRESSGFEAWLEEIEAGLAQLDNPAPYAVNLIVHNSNPRLEADLAICVAHKVPIVITSLGAVKELVDAVHSYGGLVLHDVTTRRHAEKAAEAGVDGLIAVAAGAGGHAGTWSPFALIAEIRQFFDKTLLLAGCLNHGHEILAAQLLGADLAYFGTRFIGTTESHAPDAYKEMLLTSRAADIVHTPAVSGVPASFMRQSLENAGFDLAALQGKGEVNFGSKLKPLSDEAKAWKTVWSAGQGVGEIDDLPGVDELIARLDAEYRKAREQATQLRWPR
- a CDS encoding DUF805 domain-containing protein gives rise to the protein MSDNRFKIVFDGALLPGVESTTAKLNLAELFKSDVESIEKLFTGRPVALKRDLSRADAETYLTALKNAGVDARIEDEQPVAFSLAETHETQTSAADFSRAAASPYAPPRAAVGDSTEEFATLKVFTIHGRIGRLRYLAWTLVLTVAMLVAAGIISTASFAVATASPIAGAILGSLLGFALFVALVWVSVQIGVQRLHDLGWSGWLYFLNLVPLVNSVFPLLLLVLPGNPGANQYGPPPPRNSTAVKVLAAMWLAFIPVMLAILVTLGMNGYLNQFEANMSNSYESSSINADDDTDQSVIVDEEDGAQSADDAAEPVDSPEQ
- a CDS encoding SDR family oxidoreductase, producing MTRYALITGASSGIGLALAEALARRGRSLILVARQRDQLESIAIELTQRFGVEVLFRACDLGEPLRLSGFLLELEEGERQIDLLVNCAGIGTSGPFLAQDWMTEQDLIEVNILALTRMCHALGNAMALHGGGQILNVASVAAFQPGPWMSSYYASKAYVLHFSEGLREELKSCGIKVSVLCPGPTRTAFFGTAQMDTAKLDRSQQLMSPEEVALYTVRALERNKAIIIPGRRNRWLAFSPRLSPRWLTRKIAGAINKAYCPR